The following are encoded together in the Rhizobium sp. SSA_523 genome:
- a CDS encoding carbohydrate ABC transporter permease yields the protein MTGRRKWISGGLSAVMLMLAAAVGLPFYYIVVNTVKTPQETGAAPLGLPSHLYLDNYVTVFQSIPILQSFLNTLYLTVVSVLLMLLVGSMAAYGMIMRQTWINRTFGAALVLAFMVPFQSTLIPLYQMLARVHLVDSLNGLVVMYSAGSIFCYFLILGYMKTVPFEIVEAARIDGCGTFGIYWRIILPLIRPILITVAVFQTMWVWNDFITPTVFLSSASNKTLVLQVYSAVGQFSVNWPAFMTLTVIVLFPVVVFFVAMQKHIVDGLVSGGIKG from the coding sequence ATGACCGGTCGGCGCAAGTGGATTTCGGGCGGTCTGAGCGCCGTGATGCTGATGCTGGCAGCCGCCGTGGGCCTGCCCTTCTATTACATCGTGGTCAACACGGTGAAGACCCCGCAGGAAACCGGCGCAGCACCGCTTGGCCTGCCGTCTCATCTGTACCTGGACAATTACGTGACTGTCTTCCAGTCGATCCCGATCCTGCAGAGCTTCCTGAACACGCTGTATCTGACCGTGGTTTCAGTCCTTTTGATGCTGCTGGTGGGGTCGATGGCGGCCTACGGCATGATCATGCGGCAGACCTGGATCAACCGCACCTTCGGGGCAGCATTGGTGCTTGCCTTCATGGTACCGTTCCAGTCCACGCTGATCCCGCTCTATCAAATGCTGGCGCGGGTGCATCTGGTGGATTCACTCAACGGTCTGGTGGTGATGTACAGTGCGGGGTCGATATTCTGCTATTTCCTGATCCTGGGTTACATGAAGACCGTGCCTTTCGAGATCGTCGAGGCGGCACGGATCGACGGGTGTGGCACCTTTGGCATCTACTGGCGTATCATCCTGCCGCTGATCCGACCCATCCTGATCACGGTCGCGGTGTTTCAGACGATGTGGGTCTGGAACGACTTCATCACGCCGACCGTGTTCCTCAGCTCGGCCAGCAACAAGACACTCGTGTTGCAGGTCTATTCGGCCGTCGGGCAATTCTCCGTCAACTGGCCCGCTTTCATGACCCTCACCGTCATCGTGCTGTTCCCGGTCGTCGTGTTCTTTGTCGCCATGCAAAAGCACATCGTCGATGGACTGGTCAGCGGCGGCATCAAGGGGTGA
- a CDS encoding carbohydrate ABC transporter permease, which produces MLAVEGHGQVPPEFPEIDVDEGAANSPLMSVGFDPVPWLADAWLARLSTVVVTVWEKTGWHAVLYLAYIQSIPKDFYESARIDGANAFARFRYLTLPLLVPAITVSQMLLLTGGLKVFDLPYTLTKGGPGFATTTISQVIIRRGLGEAKFGEASALAVVFMLMVLVVVMVQLVISRRLERNVA; this is translated from the coding sequence ATGCTGGCGGTGGAGGGCCATGGTCAGGTCCCTCCAGAGTTTCCAGAAATTGATGTTGACGAGGGTGCCGCGAATTCCCCGCTGATGTCGGTGGGTTTCGATCCGGTGCCATGGCTGGCCGATGCCTGGCTGGCGCGGCTATCCACCGTGGTCGTCACTGTCTGGGAGAAGACGGGCTGGCATGCCGTCCTCTATCTGGCCTATATCCAGTCCATTCCCAAGGACTTCTACGAATCCGCCCGGATCGATGGTGCCAATGCCTTCGCGCGCTTTCGTTACCTGACCCTGCCGCTGCTGGTCCCGGCCATCACGGTCAGCCAGATGCTGTTGTTGACCGGCGGTTTGAAGGTGTTTGACCTGCCCTACACTCTGACCAAGGGCGGCCCGGGGTTTGCGACGACGACCATTTCCCAGGTCATCATCCGGCGCGGCTTGGGCGAGGCAAAGTTTGGCGAAGCCTCTGCCCTGGCCGTCGTGTTCATGCTGATGGTGCTGGTGGTTGTGATGGTGCAACTTGTCATTTCGCGGCGGCTGGAAAGGAACGTGGCATGA
- a CDS encoding LysR substrate-binding domain-containing protein → MTLDLSVLRNFAVVARSGSISVASQQVGRTQSALSMQMQRLEGMIGQVLLHRSGSGVRLTSAGEKLLMHAEALLAQHDELLATMSGSTLQGSVSLGCPEDYSIAFLPSVLNGFFERHPDVELRMVCAPTTELRPMLRRRQIELGIVSLSELASPEIIRREDFVWVANSSKPAILDRPILPLALSAPATLDYRAACDVMEASNRQYRVAFASNSLAGLTAIARSGHAISVFTRTAVPPDLFVITDGLPALPTIGLSVEFGESRPSVIAKALAEHIRSTLPSL, encoded by the coding sequence ATGACTCTTGATCTTTCAGTCCTGAGAAACTTCGCAGTGGTGGCCCGATCCGGCTCAATAAGTGTGGCGTCCCAGCAAGTGGGGCGTACGCAATCGGCATTGAGCATGCAGATGCAGCGCCTTGAAGGAATGATCGGACAGGTTTTGCTCCATAGGAGCGGATCCGGTGTCCGCCTGACGTCAGCCGGCGAAAAGCTGCTTATGCATGCAGAAGCGCTTCTTGCCCAGCATGACGAGCTGTTGGCGACGATGAGCGGCTCTACTTTGCAGGGCTCTGTCAGTCTGGGCTGTCCGGAAGACTACTCCATCGCTTTCCTTCCCTCCGTCCTGAACGGCTTCTTCGAACGGCATCCGGATGTCGAACTGCGAATGGTTTGCGCGCCGACTACCGAGCTGAGGCCAATGCTGAGAAGAAGACAGATTGAGCTCGGTATCGTCTCGCTTTCGGAATTGGCGAGTCCAGAGATCATCAGGCGCGAGGATTTCGTGTGGGTGGCAAATTCGTCCAAGCCAGCTATTCTGGATCGGCCGATCCTGCCGCTTGCCCTTTCCGCACCTGCCACGCTCGATTACCGGGCAGCCTGCGATGTCATGGAGGCGTCAAACCGCCAGTACCGCGTCGCCTTTGCAAGCAATAGTCTCGCGGGTCTGACAGCGATCGCTCGGTCAGGCCACGCCATTAGCGTGTTCACGAGGACTGCCGTTCCGCCGGATCTCTTCGTCATCACGGACGGACTGCCCGCGCTTCCCACCATAGGACTATCGGTCGAGTTTGGAGAGAGCCGGCCTTCGGTCATTGCGAAGGCTCTTGCCGAACATATTCGCTCGACTCTTCCCAGCCTGTAA
- a CDS encoding aspartate aminotransferase family protein: MSLNREQSFWHQANRHLTRYGPSFESIIVERASGSYVYDADDRPILDFTSGQMSALLGHTHPDIVATVDRQMRSVAHLFSGMLSRPVVELASRLAALAPGLDRVQLLTTGAESNEAAIRMAKLVTGGHEVVAFAQSWHGMTGAAAAATYSAGRRGYGPTAAGSLVIPAPNSYRPRFTKPDGTNDWQTELDDAFALIDNQSTGNLAAFIAEPILSSGGILELPVGYLAALKQKCEERGMLLILDEAQTGVGRTGHMFAFQRDGVTPDILTLSKTLGAGLPLAAVMTTEAIEQKAFEKGYLFYTTHVSDPLLAAVGVTVLDVVEREGLVAAAIERGARLRAGLVSLQQRFECIGDVRGRGLLMGLEIVADRQTKAPGFALGAKIMEEAMRRGLSMNIVKLPGMGGVFRIAPPLTVSDEEIDRGIDIMTDSIQAAS, encoded by the coding sequence GTGTCTCTCAACCGCGAACAAAGTTTCTGGCATCAAGCGAACAGGCACCTCACGCGGTACGGGCCAAGCTTCGAGAGCATCATCGTCGAGCGTGCGAGCGGAAGCTACGTGTATGACGCCGACGACCGTCCCATACTGGACTTTACGTCAGGGCAGATGAGTGCCCTCCTCGGCCATACCCATCCGGACATCGTTGCGACGGTCGATCGACAGATGCGCTCGGTTGCGCATCTCTTTAGCGGCATGCTCTCGCGTCCGGTGGTGGAACTGGCCTCACGTCTTGCGGCGCTCGCGCCTGGTCTCGATCGTGTGCAGTTGCTGACGACGGGAGCGGAATCCAACGAGGCTGCCATTCGCATGGCCAAACTCGTGACCGGCGGACATGAAGTGGTTGCCTTCGCGCAGAGCTGGCATGGCATGACGGGTGCCGCCGCCGCCGCGACCTATAGCGCGGGGCGTCGCGGATACGGGCCGACGGCTGCAGGGTCTCTCGTGATCCCTGCCCCTAACTCTTACCGTCCCCGGTTTACAAAGCCAGACGGCACGAATGATTGGCAAACCGAGCTGGATGATGCGTTCGCACTGATCGACAATCAGTCGACGGGAAATCTTGCGGCCTTCATAGCCGAACCAATTCTGTCGAGTGGTGGAATTCTGGAACTTCCGGTGGGTTATCTTGCTGCTCTCAAGCAAAAGTGCGAGGAGCGCGGCATGCTTCTCATTCTGGATGAGGCCCAGACAGGCGTGGGAAGAACCGGACACATGTTCGCGTTCCAAAGGGACGGCGTTACTCCCGACATCCTGACCCTCTCGAAAACGCTTGGCGCCGGCCTGCCGCTGGCTGCAGTCATGACGACGGAGGCGATCGAGCAAAAAGCCTTCGAAAAAGGATATCTGTTCTACACCACGCACGTCTCCGATCCACTTCTGGCCGCCGTGGGAGTCACTGTTCTGGACGTTGTGGAACGAGAGGGTCTTGTCGCTGCCGCAATCGAGCGTGGCGCGAGGTTGAGAGCCGGACTTGTCTCCCTTCAACAGAGGTTCGAATGCATCGGCGATGTACGCGGACGCGGCCTTTTGATGGGTCTGGAGATCGTAGCAGATCGGCAAACCAAAGCACCCGGATTTGCTCTCGGTGCCAAGATCATGGAAGAGGCGATGCGGCGGGGATTGAGCATGAATATCGTCAAGTTGCCCGGAATGGGTGGCGTGTTCCGCATCGCGCCGCCACTGACAGTCTCAGACGAGGAAATCGACCGCGGTATCGATATTATGACCGATTCAATTCAGGCTGCCTCATGA
- a CDS encoding DUF1028 domain-containing protein, which produces MTFSLSAFDRKTGMFGIAVASSSIAVGNRCPWAKAGAGVIATQHRTDIRCGPLGLDLLGKGFSARETVDILVAGSEHPNLRQFAAVDRDGRTAYFNGPDIESIATAHEGDACVSVGNFMANTEVTAAMVRGYEASGSTIFAERLLASLDAGVAAGGETQPAMAAALLIVDKHAWPLVDLRVDFERDPAMRLHALWRTYEPIVDRFVTQVLEPATLKPLINSALQV; this is translated from the coding sequence ATGACTTTCTCTCTCTCCGCGTTCGACCGCAAGACCGGCATGTTCGGCATCGCCGTCGCGAGTTCGAGCATCGCCGTCGGCAACAGATGCCCATGGGCCAAAGCGGGCGCCGGCGTCATCGCGACCCAGCACCGCACCGATATCCGCTGCGGCCCGCTCGGGCTGGATCTCCTCGGCAAGGGTTTTTCGGCGCGGGAGACGGTCGACATTCTCGTGGCCGGAAGCGAGCATCCCAACCTTCGGCAATTTGCCGCAGTGGATAGGGACGGGCGGACTGCCTACTTCAACGGCCCGGATATCGAGTCCATCGCAACCGCGCATGAGGGCGACGCTTGCGTCTCCGTCGGCAATTTCATGGCGAATACCGAAGTCACGGCAGCAATGGTCCGCGGCTATGAGGCAAGCGGGTCGACCATCTTCGCCGAGCGGCTCCTCGCCTCGCTTGATGCCGGTGTCGCCGCCGGCGGCGAGACCCAGCCGGCCATGGCGGCGGCTTTGCTCATCGTCGACAAGCATGCCTGGCCGCTGGTTGACCTGCGCGTCGATTTCGAGCGCGACCCGGCCATGCGGCTACACGCGCTATGGCGCACTTACGAGCCGATCGTCGACAGGTTCGTCACCCAGGTCCTGGAACCGGCGACCCTCAAACCTTTGATCAACTCAGCCCTGCAGGTCTGA
- a CDS encoding FAD-binding oxidoreductase translates to MTFWPSDKPSSLWMSLSRETFEAPSLEGDARADVVIVGGGVSGLSTAIELARRGRRVIVLEATRVGYGASGRANGQVISALTRHGPDAVRKIWPGERGTRFIQLVKGAADRLFDLVDRYGIDCDARRNGWLQPAHTPGRAKRVAGLAAQWAATGAPAAALSAEDAARQLGTDVYFGGWEHRGGGHINPYAFTCGLARAAVSEGAVVYEESPAMRLERDGDGWIVETPKGRVRAPKVALTTAAYTGDLWPELRRSIVPVTSYQAATDPLGHLAETILPNDEASSDTRMDLRYFRKDREGRLVSGGALAIQFAAARRLPAMVGRRLKEMFPALPDNPMTSFWGGRIAMTTDRLPRLHRRGDGICAWIGCNGRGLALACAMAPVLADAIEGVSDDELALRPSPPPQVPFHAFVSRAARLILPWYRFRDSREI, encoded by the coding sequence ATGACATTCTGGCCGTCCGACAAGCCTTCATCTCTCTGGATGTCGCTCTCGCGCGAGACATTCGAGGCGCCGTCGCTCGAGGGCGATGCACGCGCCGATGTGGTGATCGTCGGTGGCGGGGTTTCAGGTCTTTCGACAGCCATCGAGCTTGCCCGTCGCGGACGCCGCGTGATCGTGCTGGAAGCGACGCGGGTCGGCTACGGCGCTTCAGGACGAGCCAATGGGCAGGTCATCTCGGCGCTGACCCGCCACGGGCCGGATGCCGTTCGCAAGATCTGGCCGGGAGAGCGTGGCACGCGCTTCATCCAGCTGGTGAAGGGCGCGGCCGACCGGCTGTTCGATCTGGTGGACCGATACGGCATTGATTGCGATGCAAGGCGCAACGGCTGGCTGCAGCCGGCCCATACACCGGGACGTGCGAAACGGGTCGCAGGACTTGCCGCTCAATGGGCCGCCACCGGCGCGCCGGCAGCCGCCCTGTCCGCCGAGGACGCCGCGCGGCAGCTGGGGACGGATGTCTATTTCGGGGGATGGGAACACCGGGGCGGCGGCCATATCAATCCATACGCTTTCACCTGCGGTCTTGCCCGCGCCGCCGTATCCGAAGGTGCCGTCGTTTACGAAGAAAGCCCGGCAATGCGGCTTGAGCGTGATGGCGACGGCTGGATCGTGGAAACCCCGAAAGGACGCGTCCGCGCGCCAAAGGTGGCCCTGACGACGGCCGCCTATACGGGCGACCTATGGCCGGAACTGCGCCGCTCGATCGTCCCGGTGACCTCCTATCAGGCGGCGACCGATCCGCTGGGTCATCTGGCCGAGACGATATTGCCGAATGACGAGGCCTCGTCCGACACGCGCATGGACCTTCGCTACTTCCGGAAGGACCGCGAAGGGCGGCTCGTCTCCGGGGGTGCGCTCGCCATCCAGTTTGCCGCGGCGCGGCGCTTGCCGGCAATGGTCGGACGGCGGCTGAAGGAGATGTTTCCGGCCTTGCCGGATAACCCGATGACCTCTTTCTGGGGCGGCCGCATCGCCATGACCACCGACCGGTTGCCACGCCTTCACCGGCGCGGCGACGGGATCTGCGCCTGGATCGGCTGCAACGGCCGCGGGCTGGCTCTCGCCTGCGCGATGGCTCCGGTTCTCGCCGATGCGATCGAGGGCGTCTCGGACGACGAACTCGCCCTTCGTCCGAGCCCGCCGCCTCAGGTGCCGTTTCACGCCTTCGTTTCGCGCGCCGCGCGGCTGATCCTGCCCTGGTACCGGTTCAGGGACAGCCGCGAGATCTGA
- a CDS encoding VOC family protein has protein sequence MSLYLPIDHIVVLVQDLGAAGHAFEAAGFHVTPETRHSAAMGTANRCVMLQGSYIEIMGIVAETAANATWCALLSEGSGIRGFALRSSDIDASAQELASLDIPAEPVRHFSRMTDDGELRFSITRIDPVRTPGLQCLLCQHHTAELLWRPDTMKHINGASSLVSVTLPQARSLSGFPTGNGEGTEVKPGGARLLLSGARAMYSDLRDVCGLEVEVVAA, from the coding sequence ATGAGCCTGTATCTGCCGATCGATCACATCGTCGTCCTGGTTCAGGATCTTGGGGCAGCCGGTCATGCTTTCGAGGCGGCTGGCTTTCATGTGACGCCGGAAACCCGTCACAGCGCCGCCATGGGCACCGCCAACCGCTGCGTGATGCTCCAAGGCAGCTATATCGAAATCATGGGCATCGTCGCCGAAACGGCGGCAAACGCCACCTGGTGTGCGCTGCTGTCAGAAGGGTCAGGGATCCGGGGATTTGCGCTGCGCAGCAGCGACATCGATGCCTCGGCTCAAGAACTCGCGTCACTCGACATCCCGGCCGAGCCGGTTCGACATTTCTCGCGAATGACCGACGACGGCGAGCTGCGCTTCTCGATCACCCGCATCGATCCGGTCCGAACGCCCGGACTGCAATGCCTCCTCTGCCAGCACCACACGGCGGAGCTTCTCTGGCGGCCCGATACGATGAAACACATCAATGGCGCATCATCGCTCGTCTCGGTCACCCTGCCGCAAGCGCGATCCCTGTCCGGTTTCCCGACTGGCAACGGGGAAGGGACGGAGGTGAAGCCCGGAGGCGCCAGGCTCCTGCTCTCCGGTGCGAGGGCGATGTACAGCGATCTGCGCGACGTCTGCGGCCTCGAGGTAGAGGTGGTCGCCGCATGA
- a CDS encoding ABC transporter permease: MKRDWINIALAAFVVLFFVFMLAPILIVVLVSFTSAGYVSFPIPGWSTKWFARIFEYQPFIDAMIVSIQIAIGATVLSCLIGIPASLYLARSRSAWANAVMTFLLSPLSMPMIVIGFASLFFLSWLGVGISFTALLITHTVVCLPYIVRTVAGVYAGIPRSYEEAAAILGANTLLTFWHVTLPLIRPGIMAGSLFSFLTSFDNLPISYFFGSADTNTLPVVMLSYLENQFDPTIAALSTLQLLLAVVALLIVDRVYGIDKMTVAG, encoded by the coding sequence ATGAAACGGGACTGGATCAACATCGCGCTCGCCGCCTTCGTCGTCCTCTTCTTCGTGTTCATGCTGGCGCCGATCCTGATCGTCGTTCTCGTGTCCTTTACGTCGGCGGGCTATGTTTCCTTTCCGATACCGGGCTGGTCAACCAAGTGGTTTGCGAGGATCTTCGAATACCAGCCCTTCATCGACGCGATGATCGTCAGCATCCAGATCGCCATCGGCGCGACGGTGCTCTCCTGCCTCATCGGCATTCCCGCCTCGCTCTATCTCGCGCGGTCCCGCAGTGCATGGGCGAATGCGGTGATGACCTTCCTCCTGTCGCCGCTGTCGATGCCGATGATCGTCATCGGCTTTGCCTCGCTGTTCTTCCTGTCCTGGCTCGGCGTCGGCATCTCCTTCACAGCGCTTCTGATCACCCATACGGTTGTCTGCCTGCCCTACATCGTGCGCACGGTTGCCGGTGTCTATGCCGGAATACCGCGATCCTACGAGGAGGCGGCCGCCATCCTCGGCGCCAACACGCTCCTGACCTTCTGGCACGTGACGCTGCCGCTGATCCGGCCCGGCATCATGGCGGGCTCGCTGTTTTCCTTCCTGACGTCCTTCGACAACCTGCCGATCAGCTATTTCTTCGGCAGCGCCGACACCAACACGCTGCCGGTGGTAATGCTGAGCTATCTGGAAAACCAGTTCGACCCGACGATCGCGGCGCTGAGCACGCTGCAGCTTCTCCTTGCCGTCGTCGCGCTGTTGATCGTCGATCGCGTGTACGGGATAGACAAGATGACGGTGGCGGGATGA
- a CDS encoding ABC transporter permease produces MSDTSLQQIPPSRRKRLLTPHLLALPAVLFLAVFFVLPLFDNGMRSVLSEDGGVTLSRYVSLLADGFYLGIIGQTVALSAGVTIISIIIGYPVAYFLVRKAGRFAGLIIFLLIAPLLTSIIMRTFGWQVLFARRGLVNNLLVDQLGLLSAPLRLTNSPEIAVAALVHVLVPFMVLSIATVLQGIDARLEESAKILGANRLRTFWEVTLPLSLDGIGTGAILVFMIANGSFVTLVLLGGGLQTLPLMIYQQFNTTRDFGTASAMSTILLVIAVFCLFLQLRLVRRKGA; encoded by the coding sequence ATGAGCGATACCAGCCTGCAACAGATCCCGCCGAGCCGGCGCAAGCGGCTGCTGACGCCGCATCTCCTTGCACTTCCGGCGGTCCTCTTTCTGGCCGTGTTCTTCGTCCTCCCGCTCTTCGACAACGGCATGCGCAGCGTCCTGTCGGAAGACGGGGGCGTCACGCTTTCGCGCTATGTCTCGCTGCTGGCGGATGGCTTCTATCTCGGCATCATCGGGCAGACCGTGGCGCTCTCGGCGGGCGTCACGATCATCTCGATCATCATCGGCTACCCCGTCGCCTACTTCCTCGTCCGAAAGGCGGGGCGCTTTGCCGGGCTGATCATCTTTCTGCTGATTGCACCGCTCCTCACCTCGATCATCATGCGCACCTTCGGCTGGCAGGTGCTGTTTGCCCGGCGCGGGCTGGTCAACAACCTGCTTGTCGATCAGCTAGGGCTGCTGTCAGCGCCGCTGCGCCTGACGAACTCGCCGGAGATCGCCGTTGCCGCGCTTGTCCATGTGCTCGTGCCCTTCATGGTGCTGTCGATCGCGACCGTGTTGCAAGGCATAGACGCGCGGCTCGAGGAGTCGGCCAAGATCCTCGGCGCCAACCGGCTTCGAACCTTCTGGGAGGTGACGCTGCCGCTGTCGCTCGACGGGATCGGCACCGGCGCCATCCTCGTCTTCATGATCGCCAATGGCAGCTTCGTCACGCTGGTGCTTCTCGGCGGCGGCCTGCAGACGCTGCCGCTGATGATCTACCAGCAATTCAACACGACGCGCGATTTCGGCACGGCGAGCGCCATGAGCACGATCCTGCTGGTCATCGCGGTCTTCTGCCTTTTCCTGCAATTGCGCCTCGTGCGCCGCAAGGGAGCCTGA
- a CDS encoding PotD/PotF family extracellular solute-binding protein — protein MKRRHFLGGSAMVGAGLMAGGLPRLANAQSKEITVTAFGGVWEEAVRTCFVAPFEAKTKAKANVSLGGPPQWLAQVEANQAKPPVDVLIMTPDLALSAAKADLVDTFTVDKLPNLAKIPQELTDSVMGKGTLFDYGVGGITFHKERVSNPPKSFAEFVDRVASGELVASVPSISYAVTPIMLIWAMAKALGGGVENVDPFFKAMEKMKDNLVYWGGPNDFFNHLSSGEADVGIYFDGRTWNHYDSGATWIDFINPEEGGSLNGVAVQKPKNADPLAWDYINEILDAQNQTKFADIMNYGVTNTDVVYSEKLKPRITPWQKTAFPPYEQIAEVRNEWVDRWNREIGR, from the coding sequence ATGAAGAGAAGACACTTCCTCGGTGGTAGCGCCATGGTAGGTGCCGGGCTGATGGCCGGAGGCTTGCCGCGGCTGGCCAATGCCCAGTCCAAGGAAATCACCGTCACCGCCTTTGGCGGCGTATGGGAAGAGGCGGTCCGCACCTGCTTCGTTGCGCCCTTCGAGGCCAAGACCAAGGCGAAAGCCAATGTTTCCCTCGGTGGCCCGCCGCAATGGCTGGCGCAGGTTGAGGCCAATCAGGCCAAGCCTCCGGTCGATGTCCTGATCATGACGCCCGACCTCGCACTCAGCGCCGCCAAGGCTGATCTGGTCGACACGTTCACGGTCGACAAGCTCCCGAACCTTGCAAAGATCCCGCAAGAACTGACGGATTCCGTCATGGGCAAGGGCACGCTGTTCGACTACGGCGTCGGCGGCATCACCTTTCACAAGGAACGCGTTTCGAACCCGCCGAAGTCCTTCGCGGAATTCGTCGATCGCGTCGCGTCCGGCGAACTCGTCGCTTCCGTGCCTTCGATCAGCTACGCCGTCACGCCGATCATGCTGATCTGGGCCATGGCCAAGGCGCTCGGCGGCGGCGTTGAAAACGTCGATCCGTTCTTCAAGGCTATGGAGAAGATGAAGGACAACCTCGTCTATTGGGGCGGCCCGAACGACTTCTTCAACCACCTCTCTTCCGGCGAGGCCGATGTCGGTATCTATTTCGACGGCCGCACCTGGAACCACTATGACAGCGGCGCGACCTGGATCGACTTCATCAACCCGGAAGAGGGCGGCTCGCTGAACGGCGTCGCCGTGCAGAAGCCGAAGAATGCCGATCCGCTGGCCTGGGATTACATCAACGAAATCCTCGACGCGCAGAACCAGACCAAGTTCGCCGACATCATGAACTACGGGGTGACGAATACCGACGTGGTCTACAGCGAAAAGCTGAAGCCGCGCATCACGCCCTGGCAAAAGACCGCCTTCCCGCCTTACGAGCAGATCGCGGAGGTCCGCAACGAATGGGTCGACCGCTGGAACCGCGAGATCGGCCGATAA